The genome window ATAATTATTATGTTGATAAGACCAGCTTTATCAAACAATTGACCCAGGAAGGAGAATATTATTTTCTTTCCCGGCCGCGCAGGTTTGGCAAAAGTCTGCTTATAAGTACCATCAAGGCTGCCTTTCAGGGTAAAAAGGA of Desulfonatronovibrio magnus contains these proteins:
- a CDS encoding AAA family ATPase, coding for MKKLPIGIQTFEKLITNNNYYVDKTSFIKQLTQEGEYYFLSRPRRFGKSLLISTIKAAFQGKK